The Streptomyces sp. NBC_00286 nucleotide sequence CGACTTCCAGGTCGCCGTCGAGGACATCAAGGAGCGCATCCGGGCAGGCGAGGCCTTCCAGGTCGTACCCTCCCAGCGCTTCGAAACCCCTTGCACGGCAAGCGCGTTGGACGTCTACCGCGTGCTGCGGGCCACCAACCCGTCCCCGTACATGTACCTGTTCCGCTTCGACGGCTTCGATGTCGTGGGCTCCTCCCCGGAGGCCCTCGTCAAGGTCGAGGACGGGCACGCGATGGTGCATCCCATCGCCGGAACCCGGCCGCGCGGCGTGACCCCGCAGGAGGACCAGGCCCTCGCCGACGAACTCCTCGCCGACCCCAAGGAACGCGCCGAGCACCTGATGCTCGTCGACCTGGGACGCAACGACCTGGGCCGCGTCTGCGAGCCGGGTTCCGTCGAGGTCGTCGACTTCATGTCCATCGAGCGGTACTCGCACGTCATGCACATCGTGTCGACGGTGACCGGCAAGGTCGCGGGAAGCCGTACGGCCTTCGACGTCCTGACCGCCTGCTTCCCCGCGGGCACCCTCTCCGGAGCCCCCAAGCCGCGCGCGATGCAGATCATCGACGAGCTGGAGCCGAGCCGCCGCGGCGTGTACGGCGGCTGCGTCGGCTACCTCGACTTCGCGGGCGACTCCGACACCGCCATCGCCATCCGTACGGCCCTGCTGCGCGACGGCACGGCATACGTGCAGGCCGGCGCCGGAATCGTCGCCGACTCGAATCCCGTGGCCGAGGACGACGAGTGCCGCAACAAGGCGGCGGCGGTGCTGCGGGCGGTACACACCGCGAACCGGTTGGGCGGGTGACCTGTGGGGTTGGCCTGTGACGACATTGTTGCGCTACGTTACTTCTCCCACGCGAGAATCCCTGAAGGCACAACTCCGGCACGTCTGGTGGACCCGGTTTCATAAGGGTGTCGATCGCGTAGGTGCGGGGTGCAGTCAATCACCCCTGCTTCACGCATGTGGAGCTGGACGCAAACGTCACGTCACAGCCAGTGGCGCACGTTGTGCAAGCCCCGGTGTCACGGTGCCTGGCAGTTGACGCGATAGTGGGTACATGACTGCCGTACCTCAGCCTCGCTTCGAAGCGGCCGGACCCGCCCGGTCCGGCCGCCGAAGCCTCGCCATCGCCCTGCTCTGCGGCGCGCTCGGCGCGGCCGTGGCGCTGCTCGCCTCGCGGCAGGGCTGGTCGGAGGGCACCGCGACGGTGGCCGGCGGCGACTTCCCGCTGAAGGCCACGGGCAGCGACGTCACGGGTGTGCCCGCGGCCCTCGCCATAGTGGGCCTGGCCGCCCTCGTCGCCGTCTTCGCCGTACGCCGTGCCGGGCGCTTCCTGGTCGCCGGGCTCCTCGCGCTCTCCGGCGCGGGCACCGTGGCCGCGGCCCTCCTCGGCGCCTCCGACAGCTCCGCACTCGACGACAAGGCCGCGCAGGCCTCCGGCGACACGGCTGCGACCGTCGACTCCATGAGCCATACCGCCTGGCCGTACGTGGCGGCCGCGGGCGGAGTGCTGCTCCTGCTCGCGGGACTGCTGGCGCTGCGCTACGGACGGCTGTGGCCGGCCATGTCGGGCCGTTACGAGCGGGACGGCGCGCCCAGGCCCCGTAAGGCCAGGCCCGCCGCGGACCCGGACCGGCCCGAGGAGATGTGGAAGGCACTGGACCGCGGCGAGGATCCGACGGGGGCCTAGGGTGCCCGCTTGGGGCAGGACCCCCGATCACCGTGCACGCGCGCGTGCGGGACAATGACCTTCGAGCGTCCGACTCATACAGCCACACACGTAATCAGCAACGAGGAGCAAGTCATGGCGGGCAACCACCACGGTCACACCCCGGCCGCCTGGACCGGTGTCATCATCGCCTTCATCGGTTTCTGCGTCGCGGGTGCCTTCATGGTGCTGGCCAACCCGCTGGGCTTCTGGGCCGGCATGGTGATCGTCGTCCTGGGCGGCGTGGTCGGCATGGCCATGAGCGCGGCGGGCCTCGGGCAGCCGAAGGGCACGCACCCGCCGCACAAGGTGGCCTCCGACAGTTGACCCGTCCTCGCGGTATCGAGGAAGGCGGCCCGGCCTTCCAGCGCCGGGGCCGCCTTTTCGCGTGCATGGAGGGCTGCTCCCGAGGAGAATGCGTCGAGTGGACACCGAAAGCCGACGGGTGACCTCCCGTCCCGGATCCGTGGTGCGGCGGCTCGCCGTGCCCGGCGGTGTGTTCGCGGCCGTCGCCGGGGCCTTCGCGTACGTCGCCGCCGTGGACCCGAACGAGCCGGGGCACTACCCCGCCTGTCCGCTGTTCCAGTACACGGGCGTCTACTGCCCCGGCTGCGGCGGACTGCGCAGCGCGCACGCCTTCGTGCACGGGGACTTCGCGGCGGCGCTGCAGGCCAACGCGCTCGCGGTCGTGGCGTACTTCGTGTTCGCGGTGCTGTGGACGCTCTGGGTGGTCCGCTCGGTGCGGGGCCGGCCGATGAGCTTCGAACTGCGGCCCGTTCATCAGTGGGGCATCGGGGCGGTGCTGCTCGTCTTCACGGTTGTCCGGAACCTGCCGTTCGGTGGCTGGCTTCATCCTTGATCAACTGGCGAATGTCCAGGTAGTGGGAATGGCGTCAACCGGATGCGGGGGCAACGCCCTCCTGCGGATACCATCGCAGTGACCATCGGTTTCGTCTGATGCGGGCGACCTTCGAATCAACCGCTCAGCAGCTCGACAGCTTGAACCGTCCACCGTCAGGAAGGGGGCCGCTCGCGTGAGTGTGCTCGACGAGATCATCGACGGAGTCCGTGCCGACCTCGCGGAGCGGCAGGCAGGCGTCAGCCTCGACGAGCTCAAGGAGCGTGCGGCGAAGGCTCCTGCGGCCAAGGACGGCGTGGCCGCCCTGCGCGGCGACGGCGTCAAGGTCATCTGCGAGGTGAAGCGTTCGAGCCCGTCCAAGGGCGCGCTCGCCGCGATCGCCGACCCGGCGGGGCTCGCGGCGGACTACGAGGCGGGCGGCGCGGCGGTGATCTCGGTACTGACCGAGCAGCGACGCTTCGGAGGTTCGCTGGCCGACCTGGATGCCGTACGGGCCCGGGTGGACATCCCGGTCCTGCGCAAGGACTTCATCGTCACGTCGTACCAGCTGTGGGAGGCGCGCGCATACGGCGCTGACCTGGCCCTGCTGATCGTCGCGGCCCTGGACCAGGCCGCCCTGGAGTCCCTCGTCGAGCGCGCCGTGTCCATCGGGCTCACACCGATCGTCGAGGTGCACGACGAGGACGAGGTCGAACGCGCGGTGGAGGCCGGCGCGAAGGTCATCGGCGTCAACGCCCGCGACCTGAAGACCCTGAAGGTCGACCGCACGACCTTCGACCGCATCGCCCCCGAGATCCCCGACACCATCGTCAAGATCGCCGAGTCCGGCGTCCGCGGCCCGCACGACCTCATCGCCTACGCCAACGCCGGCGCCGACGCGGTCCTGGTCGGCGAGTCCCTGGTCACCGGCCGCGACCCGAAGGCCGCGGTCTCCGACCTGGTGGCAGCGGGCGCCCACCCCGCGCTGCGGCACGGACGGGGCTGACCTATCGCATGTACGCCGACCTCGCCGCCACCCTCCGTCCGGGCTCCCGCCCCGACGGTGGCCGGGCGTGCGTACGGTCGGCTGCCGCGGCCCCCACGGCGCCGCGGGACCCCTACGCCCGCCTC carries:
- a CDS encoding DUF2752 domain-containing protein, which codes for MRRVDTESRRVTSRPGSVVRRLAVPGGVFAAVAGAFAYVAAVDPNEPGHYPACPLFQYTGVYCPGCGGLRSAHAFVHGDFAAALQANALAVVAYFVFAVLWTLWVVRSVRGRPMSFELRPVHQWGIGAVLLVFTVVRNLPFGGWLHP
- a CDS encoding HGxxPAAW family protein; translation: MAGNHHGHTPAAWTGVIIAFIGFCVAGAFMVLANPLGFWAGMVIVVLGGVVGMAMSAAGLGQPKGTHPPHKVASDS
- the trpC gene encoding indole-3-glycerol phosphate synthase TrpC, encoding MSVLDEIIDGVRADLAERQAGVSLDELKERAAKAPAAKDGVAALRGDGVKVICEVKRSSPSKGALAAIADPAGLAADYEAGGAAVISVLTEQRRFGGSLADLDAVRARVDIPVLRKDFIVTSYQLWEARAYGADLALLIVAALDQAALESLVERAVSIGLTPIVEVHDEDEVERAVEAGAKVIGVNARDLKTLKVDRTTFDRIAPEIPDTIVKIAESGVRGPHDLIAYANAGADAVLVGESLVTGRDPKAAVSDLVAAGAHPALRHGRG
- a CDS encoding anthranilate synthase component I is translated as MDLETFRKLATDRRVIPVSRTLLADGDTPVALYRKLAAERPGTFLLESAENGRSWSRYSFVGVRSAATLTERDGQAHWLGTPPVGVPVEGDPLAALRATIEALHTPHQEGMPPFTGGMVGYLGYDIVRRLEKIGPGERDDLKLPELTMLLTSDLAVLDHWNGTVLLIANAINHNDLDTGVDEAYADAVARLDAMEADLSRPVSQPPAALPPSELPEYTALWGGPDFQVAVEDIKERIRAGEAFQVVPSQRFETPCTASALDVYRVLRATNPSPYMYLFRFDGFDVVGSSPEALVKVEDGHAMVHPIAGTRPRGVTPQEDQALADELLADPKERAEHLMLVDLGRNDLGRVCEPGSVEVVDFMSIERYSHVMHIVSTVTGKVAGSRTAFDVLTACFPAGTLSGAPKPRAMQIIDELEPSRRGVYGGCVGYLDFAGDSDTAIAIRTALLRDGTAYVQAGAGIVADSNPVAEDDECRNKAAAVLRAVHTANRLGG
- a CDS encoding TIGR02234 family membrane protein, yielding MTAVPQPRFEAAGPARSGRRSLAIALLCGALGAAVALLASRQGWSEGTATVAGGDFPLKATGSDVTGVPAALAIVGLAALVAVFAVRRAGRFLVAGLLALSGAGTVAAALLGASDSSALDDKAAQASGDTAATVDSMSHTAWPYVAAAGGVLLLLAGLLALRYGRLWPAMSGRYERDGAPRPRKARPAADPDRPEEMWKALDRGEDPTGA